The Cyclobacterium amurskyense genome contains the following window.
ATGGGTTAAGCAGAACATCAGTCCTGTTTCTTCAATGATTTTGTTCAGTTCTTTGGCTTCTTCATAGCTAAAAGTCATAGGCTTGTCTAAAACAACATGAAACCCATTCTGCAATGCCTTTTTGGTAGGATCAAAATGTACGTGGTTAGGGGTGACTATTGCCACAAAATCGATTCTTTCAGATTCGGGTAATAACAGTTCCTTTTCAAACATTTCATCGTAAGAGGCATACACCCTCTCAGATGGAAGAAAAAGTTCTTTACCTGTTTCCGCAGATTTTTCCGCACTGCTACTAAAAGCACCAGCGGCCAATTCAATGATGCCGTCCATTGCAGCGGATATTCTGTGGACAGCCCCTATGAAGGAGCCCGGTCCACCTCCGATCATCCCCATTTTAAGTTTTCTGTTACTCATTCTTTTGGTCTTTGGTTTTTTTGATTTCTATATTTCCCTTTTTTCTTTATATATTTCAATGGTTGATAATGAATCTACTATTTTTTGCAAATAGAAGAAAATATTTTTAAGAAATTGAGAAATAGTAAGCTTGCTTTCTGAAGTGATAAATTTACGTTAAATTGGCTTAAATTTTAAATTATTCTACAGATTGTTTACTAAGGGTTCTTGACTAAATTCGATCAAACTAAACGCTAACATACCAAAAACTATGACTTTAAATAATAGGTTTAAGCTTTCCCTAATGATGTTTCTTGAATTTTTTGTTTGGGGATCCTGGTACGTTACTTTAGGTACATTTTTAGGGAACAACCTTCAAGCAAATGGAAGTCAATTGGCCGCCGCATTTTCTACCCAGTCCATAGGTGCCATAGTGGCTCCTTTTGTAATTGGCTTAATAGCAGATAGGTTTTTTAATGCAGAGAAAATTTTAGGGGTATTGCATTTGTTGGGTGCGGGCTTGATGTACATGATGTTTTCATCTTATAGCTTTATCGCATTTTACCCATATGTTCTGGCTTATATGATTATATATATGCCCACTCTTGCATTGGTTAACTCCGTTTCATTTAACCAGATGAAAGATCCGGCTAAGGAATTCAGTACGATTAGAGTTTGGGGAACCGTAGGGTGGATCGCTTCAGGGTTGATGATCAGTTACTTTTTTGTGTGGGATAGTTCTGCTTCAATTGGTGAAGGAATGCTTAGAAATACCTTCTTGATGTCTTCAATTTCTTCGGTAGTTCTAGGGCTTTTTGCTTTTACACTTCCTAAAACACCTCCTGTTGTATCTCAAAAGGGGGATAAGCAATCCATTGTTGAAATACTAGGTTTAGATGCACTTAAGCTATTGAAAGACAAGGATTTTGCGATTTTCTTTCTATCCTCTATTTTGATATGTATTCCATTGGCCTTTTACTATCAAAACGCCAACCCATTTCTTTCAGAAGTTGGCCTGACCAATCCCACAGGGAAAATGACAATAGGACAGGTATCTGAGGTATTGTTTCTTCTTATGATGCCCTTCTTTTTCAAGAAATTCGGATTGAAAATTACCTTGATTGTAGGGATGGTGGCCTGGGTTGTGAGGTACGTATTTTTTGCCTTTGGTGATGCGGGTGAGGGCACCTATCTATTACTTATAGGTATTGCATTACATGGTATTTGTTACGATTTCTTCTTTGTTGCTGGTCAAATATATACAGATTCTAAAGCTGGACCCAAATACAAAAGTTCTGCTCAGGGTCTTATTACCTTGGCCACTTATGGAGTAGGAATGCTTATAGGTTTTTGGATAGCTGGAATTGTTTCTGATTCTTATTTAGAAGCAGACGGAATGCATATTTGGAAAAATATTTGGCTAATACCTTCTGGTATTGCTTTGCTGGTGACCGTTATTTTTGTTTTGTTTTTCAAAGACAAAGATTTTATCAAAGCCAATGCTGA
Protein-coding sequences here:
- a CDS encoding nucleoside permease, translated to MTLNNRFKLSLMMFLEFFVWGSWYVTLGTFLGNNLQANGSQLAAAFSTQSIGAIVAPFVIGLIADRFFNAEKILGVLHLLGAGLMYMMFSSYSFIAFYPYVLAYMIIYMPTLALVNSVSFNQMKDPAKEFSTIRVWGTVGWIASGLMISYFFVWDSSASIGEGMLRNTFLMSSISSVVLGLFAFTLPKTPPVVSQKGDKQSIVEILGLDALKLLKDKDFAIFFLSSILICIPLAFYYQNANPFLSEVGLTNPTGKMTIGQVSEVLFLLMMPFFFKKFGLKITLIVGMVAWVVRYVFFAFGDAGEGTYLLLIGIALHGICYDFFFVAGQIYTDSKAGPKYKSSAQGLITLATYGVGMLIGFWIAGIVSDSYLEADGMHIWKNIWLIPSGIALLVTVIFVLFFKDKDFIKANAERDSLKNNNITE